The following coding sequences are from one Streptococcus mitis window:
- a CDS encoding ABC transporter ATP-binding protein produces the protein MDEDKRIVIENLTTRYPGTEQPQLRQINAEVHAGQVVGIIGNSHSGKSTLCRVLAGVIPKIVSAEIEGDWHMFGQRVSDNWPVYNAMNGVVLQNPAGQLSGLADTVADEIAFDLINQGMAEGLIQKRVEEVAMQMGLIEQLNLRPESLSGGQIQRLAIATAIVANPAVLIMDDPTSEMDPLGRRQFFQWLAQVKETTVFIVTSEIDDLCEVADVVWVLHEGQMVAQGRPGEVFNHLAADWQIPAPTIQQLAQKMDWHLADGRYPVNYADLKEVRYVHN, from the coding sequence ATGGACGAAGATAAACGGATTGTAATTGAAAATTTGACTACCCGTTATCCGGGTACTGAGCAACCACAACTGCGTCAGATTAACGCGGAGGTTCATGCTGGCCAGGTGGTTGGGATTATCGGGAATAGCCACTCCGGCAAATCGACTTTGTGCCGTGTGCTGGCAGGGGTCATTCCCAAAATTGTGTCTGCTGAGATTGAGGGCGATTGGCACATGTTTGGCCAGCGAGTGTCCGACAATTGGCCCGTTTATAATGCCATGAATGGAGTTGTACTGCAAAATCCAGCTGGCCAACTAAGCGGGTTGGCAGACACGGTTGCCGATGAAATCGCCTTTGACTTGATTAATCAGGGAATGGCTGAAGGACTGATTCAAAAACGGGTTGAAGAAGTTGCCATGCAAATGGGGTTGATTGAACAGCTGAATTTGCGTCCCGAGAGCCTTTCCGGTGGTCAGATCCAGCGGTTGGCAATTGCCACGGCGATTGTGGCTAATCCGGCTGTTTTGATTATGGATGATCCGACCAGTGAGATGGATCCCCTTGGCCGCCGGCAATTTTTCCAATGGCTGGCCCAAGTCAAAGAGACGACTGTCTTCATTGTCACCAGTGAAATTGACGATTTGTGCGAAGTCGCCGACGTTGTGTGGGTGCTGCACGAGGGTCAAATGGTAGCCCAGGGCCGGCCGGGTGAAGTGTTTAATCATTTGGCAGCTGACTGGCAGATTCCAGCCCCGACAATCCAGCAACTTGCTCAAAAAATGGATTGGCACTTGGCTGATGGCCGGTATCCGGTGAATTACGCTGATCTGAAGGAGGTTCGTTATGTCCACAATTGA
- a CDS encoding energy-coupling factor transporter transmembrane component T has translation MTDKTLISGAPRVKLKWYQVIDPITKILFILDMTLLSFASMNLLLQAGLILVATLLLLFSKLSSTTFKALGFSLFLICTMLIIQGLFYSRNQTVLFSVLGVSFYKEGLIYATTLGCRVLVIILTSGFFMVTTSISENAAYLELSGLSYKTVYVLMSVCYILPEMMRNMRKIQQAQKVRGTNPQKTLIQKLKSVLPVLIPLVIKTLDQSMTRSISLQLRGFDNLNRTVRTSQRVYRLSRTLHIGLTGLAILLIGWKIWTKINGL, from the coding sequence ATGACTGATAAAACATTGATTTCTGGAGCGCCACGGGTCAAGCTCAAGTGGTACCAGGTGATCGATCCGATTACTAAGATCTTGTTCATCTTGGACATGACGTTGTTGAGCTTTGCCAGTATGAATTTATTGCTTCAGGCCGGATTAATTCTTGTCGCAACACTGCTATTGTTATTTTCCAAATTGAGTTCTACCACCTTTAAGGCGCTGGGATTCAGCCTGTTTCTGATTTGCACCATGCTGATCATCCAAGGCTTATTTTACAGTCGGAATCAAACTGTGCTGTTTTCTGTGCTTGGGGTGTCGTTCTACAAAGAAGGCCTGATTTACGCCACCACTCTGGGTTGTCGAGTATTGGTGATTATTTTGACCAGTGGCTTTTTTATGGTGACCACGAGTATTTCAGAAAACGCGGCCTATTTGGAACTGTCCGGATTGTCTTATAAAACCGTCTACGTTCTGATGTCGGTGTGTTATATTTTGCCGGAAATGATGCGCAATATGCGGAAAATCCAGCAGGCACAAAAAGTTCGCGGAACCAATCCGCAAAAAACGTTGATTCAGAAATTAAAGTCAGTCCTGCCGGTTCTAATTCCATTGGTGATTAAGACCTTGGATCAATCGATGACGAGGTCGATTTCTCTCCAACTGAGAGGTTTTGATAATCTCAACCGGACTGTCAGAACCTCCCAGCGCGTGTATCGCCTGTCGCGGACGCTGCACATTGGTCTGACTGGATTGGCAATTTTATTGATTGGGTGGAAGATATGGACGAAGATAAACGGATTGTAA